A segment of the Labrus mixtus chromosome 15, fLabMix1.1, whole genome shotgun sequence genome:
AGAGATTACGATAAATAAGTTAAGATCCTTAAGATCAACAACTGGAAATAACTCTTTATCACGGGAAAAGGAAGTAAATACAATTTATTGGAACATGTCTACTTAGGACTTTTGTGGATATGAAGTGGGAACataacatttcaaatcaaatatgGCAAATAAATTGATTCATAATGAAATTTCTCACAttggaaaacaagaaaataggAGAAATTGTGTGATTAAAGAAATGTCTATTTTTAGATTTGTGGGTGGCACAAAGTCTATCAACTGTGGAGAGTTTCTTTATTTGTaacttctttctttgtcttgtctttGAGATATGACCTCTGTGTCTTTAACAATCTTACATGAATGTATGCCCTGATAGACTTAGCCTAGGTTTTTAACAAAGActtttttcatgtaaaaaaaggttttccatTACCTTGTTTGGCTTTGTGTTTGGTCCACACTGAACACACGCAGCCTCTCCCACAGCCTGGTTGGCCTTGATGATGGTGTTTGGTGGGCAGCTCCTACACGTTCCTGTCGCACTGACCATGTAGTGTCCCTGTGGGCAGGGGACGCAGGAGGATCCAGCCTGCGCAGACATCAGGGCACAGCGGCGACACTGAGAGGCCACACCTCCAATCACATTAGTGATGTGAATGAGGTAGATCTTGGCAAAATCAGCGCTGTATTTCCTCTCCTTagggaagagaaacagaaaaaatataaagccaTGTTCTGCTGAAAGTGCATACAGCTATTTCTCATGTAGCAGATAGAAAAGGGTCATTGTGATTTTTTAACACACTGATCCATGCTGCCCTCTACAGTTCAGTAAAAGCACTGCCTGGGCAAAAATACTCCCCACCATACATTATACTACTGCATTCTGTCATTAAAATGATAGTCATTACTTTAACATTTACAAGCATTTGAGTGAATACCTTTACAGCATCCATGGATACATACGGTGTATCCTCTTGTTGTATCATTTTGCACATGTGGTATactattaaaaacattcatcatgGCTTAAAAGCCAGACTTCTTCTTACAAATATGTGTAGTTCTTTACACTGTCTGACTGTCACTTTAAGCAGAAATAGTTGTGTAcacaggaaagaagaagaaaataaaaatgtgaaattataaAGACACAGAAAGTGCATACTGTAAATAcctaaaatgttttgaattaacTCCACTTAGATTCTTAATCATTGATGCTGAAGTATTAGATTAGACTGTCTAGAAAGAAGCATGGATGAAAATAAGTTGTGATTGTGTCTCACCAAGTTATATTCTTCTGTTCTTTGAAAAGTCCACATGAAGCTGTTGGTGTTGTTTCTGTGGATCAGGTAAGAGTACGACTGTTTCCTGTTGCTGCCTTTCCAATGCTCCACCATATCATTTCTCCACTCGTTATAACGCTGCAGAGAAGCACAATCACCTCAATATATACAGTTCACATTGAtatgaagtttttttaatttgttttgcatGCATGCATCCTGAAGCCTATTCTTTGTAAAATATGGTCTCCCTCACCACCATGAAGGAGAATGTACAGTCTGCTGAGCACATTGTCTCAAAAACGAAGGTAATGCGTGACAGTTCAATCATTTCCCCATCCTTGGCCACGGACTGAGGCAGCCTGTGGAAACAAGTGACATTTTATCCAGCTGGAAACAAAGGTATGCATATGTAgtatttgacacattttcttttcgAGACATGTGTTTTCACCTGTAACCAGGGACATGGAGTGTGAGCGTCAGGTAGTCCCGGTCATCATTCCCAGGTTTGGTGTAGATGTACTCTCCGGCAACCTCCCAAGCTGtccataaaaacagaaagacaatcAGTTCCTATTGTTTTAGCAAAGCAGCCACACATAATCATACAGCATGCACTTCATCTTTAAAATAGCTCTCCTCTAACACACTTGTACTTATTGATCAaagcacaagttttttttatatttgatttaacctttatttaaccaggtaaagTCTCaatgagattaagaatctcttttacaagagtgtcctggctaAGATAGGCAGCAGCACAAATTACTGGGTTTAAggcataaaacacttaacaacaattaACATAAATAAAGGAATCACAAAATATATATGTAGATAACACAAGAAATTCCTTCATTAAATACAGTAACTCAAGGTTCACCTCACTTACTTTCAAAACTTTGTGAGGATTTGTTGTCAAATGCCTGGGAGGTAACTTtctattgtattttttccaTGAGAGACAAATGATGTTATTATTCTATAGCTCCCATTGTCCTTATCTTCATTTTCTCCTAGATAATTGTGTTTTTAGTGTACAATTGAGCTCCATTCTCCAATATCTAGTTGTTAAGGTAACCCTGCTGAGGCTCACCCGTGCTGTGTTCACTGAACCCCAAACTGTAGATGGAGCTCTTCATGTTGTTCGGCATCGTATTCCACCATTTGTACTCGAAACCTACCGCTGGCTCCATGCCGACAGGGCACTCTGTACAGACTGTGGatcaaaaatgtgttcatcaaattaaaagcatgatGGCCAAACCATTTAGGCTTCTTTTCAGGGAAAGGGGTTTAAAGCACACTGGTTGATTTGTAGCCTCCAGTAGTGCAAACCGACTATTTCTTCAGCATAAGTGTGTCTTCATAACTGACTGTGTCAGATGATGATCAGTCTATCGAACGCATAAGAGGCTGCAAATcaatctctgtgctctaatccTTTTCACCTTCTAATGCTTATTTCTTTGTTAAAGTCTGAATATTACTAAAAGACAGGGACTGTACAGAATCCTTTTTATTATAGCCTTTATCAAAAGTTGCAAACTCTTCACTTTctaattaaaattaatttaactttATGCAGTATTATAGTACTTGTTTCATATGTTAAAATGTTGGGCTTTGCTAAAACGTAATAGGCTATAATCAGAAACTGAATGTTTTATCTTATTCATTTCTGGATTGGGAGCAGAGTTTTACATAATATAATGAGTATATGAATCTTCAGTcaaaaacattatcaatatTGCAACATTTATAATGCTTCTACACTGCTGAggacacattttaagaaaaaggcagtacaaaaaaaaagtcttaaaatcaAAGTATTGATTTTTCATGTAACATCTTTGGGAGTTTTACACGTAAAAATCACATAATATGACCCTCAGTCTGACAAGCATGTAAGAAAGAGCATGTGGTGTGTACGTATTTCACACCTGTTCCGTTTGAGTAGAGACCGTTGGTGCAGGGTTCACATGTCGAAGAGTTGGTGACAAAGAATCCTGGGTTACATGGAGGACAGGTTTTCTTCTCCCCTGATGCTGGCAGCTGCACTGCTCCTTCAACAGTCTCACTGCAGATCTTCGGCTCGATCCATTTGTACATGAGCTGAGTCTGAAACACATTCATGAATACATGAAAGAATCTACCAGTGTCTATGTGACGCCAGCAAACAGCTCAGAGCATTCATATTCAAAGACACCCGATAGTCACAACAGATTGTTGTAGCACCTTATTTGAACCTGCACCAATGTCTACTTTACCTTCCCCTCAGAGTCACAGGGAGTGTGGGTGTAGAAGTAGTCACTGTTTGTACATGCTGGTCGCGGTTTGCAGATCCCTGAACCAGCCTCTAGaatcattcaaaaacacatccaGGGGAAACAGCGGCCCGAGTAGAgtcaagagaaaacacacaaaacacattaagaTCCAGCGATAACCTATACTATACCTATACACCCTGTGAACACTTGAGCTATAAATGCAGTATTTGCATTCAgagtgtgcgtgagtgtgtgtgtattcatgtgtgtatgtgtgtgtgtgtgtgtgtgtgtgtgtgtgtgagcatgcaaATCATAATGGTTGTAAGTAGTTTGAATGTATATCATGGAATCATGTCGTGTTACGGTATCTTGTGCTTACCGGAATATGTGTCGTTTCCACACTGATAGCAGGTAGTGGCACCCTTGTTTGAGTAGGTTTCAGCAGGACACGGAGTACAGCGGGCAGATCCTGCATTAGCACTGTGGGTGCCAGGTTTACAATGGAAACACTCTGATGTGTAGGCCACCCCTAAAAGAAAGCATCAGTGGGTAATTattaacagagaaaaggaggaggagtagtAGGAGGGCTAAGAGTGAATAAACGTTGCACTATACATAACATCAGATGATCTACCTGAGATGGAAATGTTTCTTAACAACACTGGTTTTACAGCACTGTTCAGCAGACTGTATGATGTGGTTCGCCAATACAGCACATTGTTACCGTTGCTCAGCTCAACCTGCACAAAATGAATGAGAAACAAGACAGAAAGAGTGAGGTGGGGAAGAATACAAGAGCTCTTATTATATTAGAACTGCAATAAAAAACTTTGATGACAGCTATTTTAATGAAGTGTTAAAgttgcagacagacacaccCTGTAGCTGCTCCATTCACTCGCAGAGACGCTCATCCACCGGCTGTCAGAGTCTGTAGACTGACACTGGTCGTTCTGAATCTACAGAAGAGGGAGAAACGTGCCAGAAATAACCAAATATCACCCCTAACAACAGCAAGCTTTGTAAATTTGGATAGTAAATTTAAAACACTTACGTAGAACTCAAAGTAAATGCTGTTGTCAGGGTAGAAATACTCAAAGTacacacttcctggtttcttcAGGCTCACAGCGTAGGACAGCGTTGCACTGCACTCGTCTGTGTTCGAGGCGATGTAATCATCCTTTGATGTCCAGGTTGAGCTGGACAAAATTCAGGAGAAAAAACAGGAAGATGATTTTTCAGAAAGAGTAAGAGATTTGATTAACGCTACTGAGATGGCTCTTCATGACCTAagaaaagcaaatgagaccatcagtgaaaaaaataataatttctatattatattttttaaagccagAAACCACTGcagcagggtaggtgtcagaagaAATAAGTTACAGCATGCAGCAGAAACGGCCCTTTTTTACATCTTCCCGATCAAATATTCACTCACATTTAACtgtttaaatgaagcaggtgTCACATGTTTTAGAAAAAACTCCTTCAGCACATAAGGGGCAAAATCAGCAAACAGATAACAGGTACCACTTTTtctacagggggcgccaaattgtgacaaacaaaaagttccccacaggagctttaattaataaaaaccAGGATGCATGTACTCACTTGGAGCAGTTAGTGTGGCTGTCTCCGCCATTCGTGTTCGTCCCATGGGTAACAAAACCAGGCGGCAGGCTGTCCCATGCATCAAAGGCCACACCTGTGCCAAGAGAGTAGGTACCTGCAGCACACTTTTTACACTGCTGTGACTGCATGTCCAGGTACTCCCCCTCACTACAGGAGAAGGCtggcagaagaaaaagaagagcaaaaaaaaaaaaaggatgaggaGGCTTCAGTGGAAAGATGTGGATAATATGATGATTAATAGAAAGAGATTGATTCTTTACAAATCGTAAAATGAGATGAAAGTCAGACACTCACTACACTGGGTGCCTTTGACAGGGTCTGGGAGTCCTGTGCATGTCTCGGCTTTGTTTGGAACCGCCACCCTCCAGCGTGACCCGAGCACGTCACACTCTGTGTACTCAAAGTGATAGTCTGACTGTAAGGGCCAAACACAGGTGTGAGATTCACACAGACACTGGATACAAATatgcatcaaataaaacagacaaacttcTGATATATCCTACTGCGTAGAGACACTAAAAGGTAAATAGAGGTGTCAATAAAATCTATGAAAATAGGGCACCGGATTGTTTTAAAcctgaatttatttttctaaaaaccAGTCAAGCCTCTTTTCCAAACAAAAGACGCAGCCAATATTTGCCCAGAAGGCTGACACAACTGTGGTTTTAATCTTGCTCATCAAGGATGTGCTTCGCGCTCTATTTACTCACCCAGGGGGGAGGGATGCTGATTCACCAATCCTtttgtaaacatttaatttatgtGTTGTTGCAAGACTTTGGAGACAACAGAGCTCTGGTGCAAAGCTATTGtacgtttgttttttcttgctgtAACTTCTTTCGGAGATCCTAACAAACACCACCCCTCCCATAATGAGGTCATTCGTGATTTAACAGTTGAGGTTATCTTGTTAATTTGATAACATTTGACTTAAGGTGGAAAGTCACTCAGGAGACTAATCCAAGCCCACACAACCTTGAGGGATTAATAGTTAACAGAAAaaccgcagcagcagcagctgcactcCTGATGGCCTGTGTTTTTGATTAGAGCTGCTACATTAGCTGTGTTTGGGATATCAGATGAACATGGGTACGAGTGGGAGGATCACATATAAATATGCAACTAACTGGAGATGTGCAGTGGACTATCGCCTCCTTTACACAGACATGAGGAAACCAAGGCAACGGGACATAATGGCCTCTGTACCTCATGGTCATTAGATTGGCATGGAAACCAAATCACCTGATGAAGTTACTACCAGAGCTTCTCCCCCAAATCATCCCCATAATACAGTGCAAGCAGTCAATAAGCTTAAGGTGTGCTAAACTTCCCCTCACCACTCTGATATCTTGCAGAtaaaattcaaatgtttgagTATTATCAAAACGTTATTTTGTTATCCAAATTAAATACAGATGGGTGGAGAGAAGCATGACAATCAGCTTAACACATGGAAGTTCTTGTAAAACGAACAACACTGGAGTAAATCTAGGGAATTCTCTCATGCCATGTAATCCTAACATGCGAGTGAAACATATGTTGATTTCCCACACACACTATTTGATGGTGAAAATTGTCCTGCTAAAATTCACATTGTAAGAGTTTGGAACCCGAAACATCAtatcagaaaataaactttaaatttAGTCCATCCTCAAAAGGGCCAAATTTAAAACATAGCTCCTGAACTGCTTTCCTACATATATGTGTGAGGCTTCTTAAAAAGCTTCAACTCTcctattttcaaaatgttcagtaatgTCCTTATCCTGCACatcagggcaaaaaaaaaaaaaaaaaaaaatgctgggctgtattaaaatgaaaacttaaaTCTCCGGCTAATCCAGCTACAGTTTTCCTAATCCAATCTGATGGAACCTTGACACAAGGCACACGTAAAATATTGTGACAAAAGCAACAATTGACACCTGTGTTTCTTTGAGTGTGTTGATATGAATACAATCTGGTAATGGCTATAAACGAAGTAGATCTGCTCACCTCTTTGCACATGGGCAAATCCGCAGATGTTTGTGCAAAAAGCAGCCACACTAAAAGGTGGCTCAGGTGTAGATAGCCTCGCTGCATCGCCGCCTCCTGTTAGTGATGAAGTGATGGGAGACAGAGGAGTAGAGAGCCGACCTGCGCCCTCAGGTGCAACCCGCCCTGCGGCTGGAGGCGTGGCTTTACTGTGAAACGATACTCGGAGGTATTTAACTTTGGTGTGTATTTTAAAATAGTTAAGTGAATGACTTTTGAAACACCGGCATGTAGCACATTTTACCTGCCATTTTCCTTGCAATTATGTGACATTTGATGTGAAAATTAGATGTTTTTGTTAGCCTAtgatatttaagaaaaaaacttgattttgcTAAGTTACCCATACTTTTTAGCAACTGAAAGCTTATTAAGAAGGCAGTAATGCATGAGCTCTATAGGCTACACATACGCTACCGTCAAAGCAGTTGTAGGTGAATCGTTCAACATCAACATGAAAATTATCTTTTCCTTTGAAAAGCTTGACCGGAAGTACGTGGTTGCTTAGAAACCATGTTGCGGTCGTTCTAGGAAAGAACTTCTTTAGCCAGGACAGAAGCAACAAAATTAgattaatattgttttttcttctgtcgATCTTGGAGTTGTCATTAGATATGACAAGCCGCGATCCTTTCCCCTCCCCAAAGTTTGAGAATGACTTTACTCTGAGTGGCTTCAGACCGCAGCAGGTGAGTCCTTCTTCGTATAGGCGAACAACCATTTGTTTACCGACTAACCAACTATCCTTTCAGGCTAAGAGATGTAGCATTAATAGTCAAAGATATTTTATATAATACTTCGATTTGATTGTGAGTCCATAGCTTATAATTGTGAATTAACTTAAACGTTTAACGAATAAATATCCCAAAATgtatataacattttttttttcatcatgtgtTGTAGTGTAAACATCAGGCATTTGTTTGTGATGGTATTTTTGTGACCCTAAAGCTTACAAAAGTGATTTGATTGTAAATAATTTCTATTAAAAATTACTCAAAACTATGAAAAAGCACAACCTTAAAAACTCAGAAATATAGGCCTACTATaaacaataaagatttttttttatatctatatatagatgtgtgtgtgtgtgtgtgtgtgtgattttttgttACACTACTCCCTTCCAGTAGTGATTTGATCAAAGTATTCTTCAGAGCATTTAAAATTTAGCCTACATCTACAACTGCAATGCAATTAAGTTCTACAGTCTATCATTATATCATTAAAAGTCTACAATCTAATTGAAGCAAACTTGTATTGGTGAATGACAACAAATAATAGTATTATTTTTGATCCGTCTATTAGGCAATTCAACCTGCAGCAACAATCAAATAATGCTGCaatttctttcaaatgttgGGAATATTCACCTCTTTCTTATTGTGCAGAGGAAGACAGATGACAAACCAGCTCACATCGCACAAACAGAGGAACCATGGAGTCGCCTTCATGATACAGCCACCTTTGCCAGCACTCAGCGAGGTACTCTGCATTATGAGTTTCAGGTAAGAATTAGGAAGCGTGATTTGGCCTTCACTGATGAATTTAAAAATTGCCAATGGCAAATTGAACGCACTGTTCTTTTGTAAACTTCAGGGTCCAATTGACAGCCTCGACTTCCAGCTGAAGTCGATTTACGATCACCACAAGGACCTCTTCTGGAGAAAGAACCAGACTTCATACCAGAAGAAGACTTTCTCTGAGGACCAGAGGTGGGTGTTTGTAGCCTGAAAGGAACACTTCagtgtttgcagtgtttttttgaGTCTCCTTCAACTGTGTTTCATGTTGATTTACAGGGAAAATGAAAACCTAAAGCAGGACCTGCTGAAAAA
Coding sequences within it:
- the elapor1 gene encoding endosome/lysosome-associated apoptosis and autophagy regulator 1, which translates into the protein MQRGYLHLSHLLVWLLFAQTSADLPMCKESDYHFEYTECDVLGSRWRVAVPNKAETCTGLPDPVKGTQCTFSCSEGEYLDMQSQQCKKCAAGTYSLGTGVAFDAWDSLPPGFVTHGTNTNGGDSHTNCSNSTWTSKDDYIASNTDECSATLSYAVSLKKPGSVYFEYFYPDNSIYFEFYIQNDQCQSTDSDSRWMSVSASEWSSYRVELSNGNNVLYWRTTSYSLLNSAVKPVLLRNISISGVAYTSECFHCKPGTHSANAGSARCTPCPAETYSNKGATTCYQCGNDTYSEAGSGICKPRPACTNSDYFYTHTPCDSEGKTQLMYKWIEPKICSETVEGAVQLPASGEKKTCPPCNPGFFVTNSSTCEPCTNGLYSNGTVCTECPVGMEPAVGFEYKWWNTMPNNMKSSIYSLGFSEHSTAWEVAGEYIYTKPGNDDRDYLTLTLHVPGYRLPQSVAKDGEMIELSRITFVFETMCSADCTFSFMVRYNEWRNDMVEHWKGSNRKQSYSYLIHRNNTNSFMWTFQRTEEYNLERKYSADFAKIYLIHITNVIGGVASQCRRCALMSAQAGSSCVPCPQGHYMVSATGTCRSCPPNTIIKANQAVGEAACVQCGPNTKPNKAHIACLSDCALNVQTKSGARLYYDFSPLANVTGFHSSPRFTNRGLQYFHHFNLRLCGNEATALATCVDNVTERGRDVKGFICQSTVFPSDIRSQSVVSSQPFLIGDSLIGVTTDTSLNGISSPKWLFPSASTLPDVIFYYRSSETTQACKQGRSATVRLRCNPTIPIITLPSNCSEGTCDGCTFHFLWESQHACPLCTRNHYREIVSACIQGIQKTTYVWQQPLQCYGGESLPAQKVSACVTLDFWLKFGVSTGTIAAVLLISVSCYFWKKTRKLQFKYSKLMMTSGGKECELPTADSCAIMEGEDAEDDIMYLNKKSFFNKIKSYSRERTSDGFDSVPLKSSSLRQREEEDSDDD
- the cfap276 gene encoding cilia- and flagella-associated protein 276, with translation MTSRDPFPSPKFENDFTLSGFRPQQRKTDDKPAHIAQTEEPWSRLHDTATFASTQRGTLHYEFQGPIDSLDFQLKSIYDHHKDLFWRKNQTSYQKKTFSEDQRENENLKQDLLKKDQENEIKVWVDPKRCSVYSIK